The DNA sequence TGAGCCTACTAAGGTCGTGTAGATTCCTTCGACCAATGTGCCGATGCTGAATACTTCTGTCTTAATCTCTGCCAATCCGAATGTCGGACTGAAGACCGCTCCTTCGATCGCTGCGACCTCGGATTTGATCTCTGCTAATCCAAAGGTTGCACCGATTATGCTCGTATAGATACTTTCAATCAAGGTTCCAATGCTGAATACTTCGGTCTTGATCTCTGCCAACCCAAACGTCGGACTGAACACTGCTCCTTCGATTGCTGCTACTTCGGATTTGATCTCTGCTAACCCAAAGGTTGCTCCGATTATGCTCGTGTAGATACTTTCAATCAAGGTTCCAATGCTGAACACTTCGGTCTTGATCTCTGCCAACCCAAACGTCGGACTGAACACTGCTCCTTCGATTGCTGCTACTTCGGATTTGATCTCTGCTAACCCAAAGGTTGCTCCGATTATGCTCGTATAGATACTTTCAATTAAGGTTCCAATACTAAAGACTTCGGTCTTGATCTCGGCCAACCCAAACGTCGGACTGAAGACTGCTCCTTCGATTGCTGCTACTTCGGATTTGATCTCTGCTAATCCAAAGGTTGCTCCGATGATGCTCGTATAGATACTTTCAATCAAGGTTCCAATGCTAAAGACTTCGGTCTTGATTTCCGCTAACCCAAATGTCGGACTGAACACTGCTCCTTCGATTGCGGCGACTTCGGATTTGATCTCTGCTAATCCAAAGGTTGCTCCGATGATGCTCGTATAGATGCTCTCCAGCAGTGTACCGATACTGAATACTTCGGTCTTAATCTCTGCAAGTCCGAATGTTGGACTATCTAACTTTTTCTCAATATTCTGGACTTCAAACTCGATAAGCTGAACCTCGGATTTGATCTCCTGCAGGCCAAAAAACGGATGGTAAACAGCGTCTTCTATAGATTTTACTTCTGTTTTAATTTCTGCTAGTCCAAAAGTTGGGCTTTCAAGCAATTTCAATATTTTCTTGCAGTCAGAATGCTTATGACAGTGTTCCTTTTTTTTACAATGGAATTTAAGTGCCTTATTGCAGAGAAATAGTACGCCTGCTGCAGTAATACATATTTTTTTATTATTAACAATCACAATCTTTTTTCTGCCAGGCAAATTCTTGGGACATGTTTCATTATCTGGCTTTCTTTCATGAACAATTTTTAACGTCTCACCACATAAGAAAAGTCCCCCCAGTACCTCAATACATATTAATGACTTTTCACATATTTGTTTGATCGTTGTTAAAGAATTCTCTTTCCGTAATACCGCTTCAACTCCAGGACTTTCTTTGATATTGTCTATCTGAGACCTTATTGATACAAAACCGTCTTCAATAACATTAATTATTGATTCCAGTATACTGGGTTTAACACCGGTTTTATTAGAAATAAATTTTAAGGTGTCCAATATAGATTTATAGCTATTAAATGCTCGCGCGCTGGAAGCCTTAATTTCTGAAAAATAAAGTCCTTTTTCAGAACTATCTAGACTTTGTATATCCCCAACATCTTTTATACTGCTTACTGACGATTGAATATCTCTTAATTCATCTTTTATGATTTGTAAGCAGTCAACAAAATTTTTGCGAGATATTTTTCCACTTGCTTTTTGTTCATTTTCGGGGTTATCGACCACCATTCTTCCTCCTTTTATTATTAGAAATTCTTTTTTGTGTTAAATTTAACCAATATTTCAGTACATGCTTATAAATATGCTTTTTAGGACATGAGGTGTGCAGATAAATCTTAGGCTTTAAAAAATTACAAAAAAATAACCGAAAATTATTCTTCGGTATAGCTTTTACTTACAAGCAATCACAATGAACAATCAGACCCCGGAGCCAGTAACAATATCGCTCCAGGGTCTGGAAATTTAAAAAGCTGAGGTTTTGAGATATTCGTGTATCTCAATGGACCTGATACATCCCTTTGCTTTGCATATAGTTATAAATAGATTCGCCATGCTGCTGCTCTTCTGTCTGGATATGATTTAATACTTTGCGGATGTTGGTGTCTCTGAATTCAAAAATGGCCGTATTGTACGTCGAAGCAATATGTTTTTCCGTTGAAAGCATATCCTGACAAAGATCGGCATCCTGCTGATTGACCATTCCGGCCTGTCCCATACCGGACGTCATAAACTGGGGCTGTTGCTGCTGTTGGCCCTGTTGGCCCTGTTGGATATTCGGTATCCCGCCGCTTAAAATCTGGTTAAGGCTTGTTAGATGCTCCTGCTCTTTTTGCGCCAGGCTCTGAAACAACTGTTGAAGCTGCAGATCCTGGGCCTGACCGGCATAGTTATTGTACTTCTTAATACACAGTTCTTCATGGCTCTTGGAATCTTCCAATAAAGATCTTTCTTTACTTGTAAGCTGCATCATGTAACCCTCCAACATTTTTGATGATCTATGATCTTGCTGAAATTGTTCCTAAAGATACGAAAATGAAAGAGGGAACCGCAAAACTACTACTTTGTAGTGGTTGGCGATACCCTCTTTCATTTTTTAGTGAACCGTATACATTCCTTTATTTTGCATATACCTGAAGATTTCTTCCCCCTGCCTTTGCTTTTCACTCTGTATACTATTCAGGTCCTGACGGAGGGAGGTATCCTGGATTTCAAAAATTACTGTATTATAGGCCCCAGAGAGATATTTTTCTGTTGAGAGCATATCATGGCAAAGCATCGAATCTTTTTGACCCGTCATGCCCTGAAGCTGGCCTGATGTTCCGGAAGTTTGGCTCAAACTTTGATCGATTTTTTGGACATGCTGCTGTTCATGCTGCGCCATGTTCTGAAAGAGTTGTTTGAGTTGCGGATCTTGAGCTTGATTGGCAAATTCACTGCATTTTTGAGCAAACATTTGCTCGTGGCTTTTCAGGTCCTCTAAAAGCATTTTTTCTTTCTGGCTTAATTGCATTTCAGTTCCTCCTATTATCAATCTCCATTATATTTTGCTGAAAATCTATTGTTATTATGCAAAAAGTTAAAATTCAATTATTCTTCTTTGTATAATCAATAAGAATATTGCAAGACTATAGAAGGTAACGAACGATTAAAATCTGAATGAAGGGAGAAATACATTTGTTCAAACATGATAAGCAGCTGCTGAAAGATGTACGCGTCGACGGTCCTAACCCAAATTATGCATCTTTAATGTTAGATCAATTAGGCGGACCGCATGGTGAGCTCAAAGCAGCTTTACAGTATCTGTCTCAGAGTTATCGCATCAAAGATGAAAAGATTAAGGATCTTTTCATGGATATTGCTTCAGAAGAATTAAGTCATATGGAAATGGTCGCCCAGACAGTCAATCTATTAAATGGCCACACGCTTGAAGCCATGAATACTTCTGTTGGCACCGTGGAATCACATGTCATCGGCGGACTTGCCCCCATGTTAACCAATGCTTCAGGCTATCCCTGGACCGGAGCATATATCGAGTGTACCGGCGATCTCGCTGCGGATCTACTGTCAGATATATCGGCTGAAACAAGGGCAAAAGTAGTTTATGAATATCTCTACCGGCAGATTAACGATAAAGGGGTAAGAGAAACGATTGACTTCCTTTTGAATAGGGAAGAAGCACATAATACACTTTTCCGGGAAGCATTCAATATGCTCCAGAATACAGGCTCACTCCAAGACTGGGGAGTTACTCAGGATTCCAAGGTATACTTTGATCTCTCAACACCTGGAAAGTACTTCAATGAACTTAAAGACCCCCAAGCGCCAAGATTCAATACTCCTGATCAACCCCACTAAATATAATAAAAACAACCCGGGATTTAATTCTCGGGTTGTTTGTGTTTTTCCTGTCATTAATTCTATCGTTGTCCTATCGTATATTAGAACTCAAGGCTTTTCCATTTTTTATACTTGGTCAATTCCTTGTCTAACTGGTTGAATATTAGCGCAAGAACAGCAGCATCATCGACTAGCCCCAGTGCAGCAATCCAATCAGGAACAAGATCAACAGGGGATACGAAATAGATAAGTCCGGCAATTACAGAAATTATGGCCGTTTTGGAGATCGTTCTGTAATCACCGTTTAACCAGTCTTTTAATAAAGAAAAGAGCAACTGAATTTTATCCCAGATATTCTGGATTACATCGCGGTTTTTATTGTTATCCGCTTTTTTCAGGGCTTCAGTAAGCAAATTTTCCGTCTTTACAGGGTTGTCCACATAGTCTTTAGCCTTGTTCTGCCAGCGCTCCATCTCCTGTGGCTCAACTATGATCTCTGCATCTTCGTATTGTTCAATTTCCTTAATATTATCAGCCATTTTTCTATCCTCCTGAATGCACCTTTACGACGAAAACTTTTGGCGAAGAGCAAAAATGACACTTGGTAAAACAGTGATGAAAATAATCGCAAAAATGATTAATGAAAAGTTCTGTTCGACTGTCGGAATGTTCCCAAAATAATATCCGCCCATCATAAAAAGTGAAATCCAGGCCAAAGCCCCACATATATTGTAGAGCATGAACTTCCACAGCCTCATGTTGCTGATCCCTCCGACAAATGGTGCAAATGTCCGGATAATTGGTAAAAACCGTGAAATAAAAATCGTTTTCCCGCCATGTTTTTCATAAAAACCATGAGTTTGAATGAGATATTTCTTTTTAAAGAGTCTGTTGTCTTTCCAATTGAAGGCTTTCTGTCCAAAAAATCTTCCAATAAAATAATTCTGCGTATTTCCTGCGATTGCCGCAATAAGCAGTAAGATAAAAGCAAATTTAATATCCATCGCCCCTGTTGCTCCCAGAGCCCCGATGACAAAAAGCAAAGAATCCCCCGGCAGAAACGGTGTTACAACAAGTCCGGTTTCACAAAAAATGATTAAAAAGATAATCAGATACGCCCAGACACCGTACGTTTGGACCAACATATCCAGGTATTTGTCAATATGTAAGACAATATCAATCAAACTCGTAATAAATTCCATCAAATTCTCCTTCATTCAAACAAGCATTTTAAATAAACACGTTAGATTTTCGAATCATTTCCTTGCCTTTAATATAGTAATATAACCATGACAAAAGAACAAGAAACAACTAATATTAAATCTTGATAATCAGATTAGCAGCCTGCTCTTAAAATTGTCTTAGAATTCTATCAAAAATATGTAATAAATCCCACTATGATTAGCACAAATAAGCAGAACAAGCAATTTCGATATTATGATTGCCCTTAAACTGCTCAATCTTTATTGCGTCTTGGAGTATTTCACCCTGATTAGAGATATACTGTCCGACGATCTCTTCAACCTCGGGAAGTGCATTCAAATCTTTTAAATAAACCATAAAAGAATAAACCCGATTTAAACTGCTCCCTGCCGACTCCAGCGTATTCTTCAGGTTCTCCAAGCACTGCCTGACAGCCTGCTTGAAGTCACCATCAATAAGCCTTTGGTCAAGTGGAGAAAAGGGCTGTATAGCAGAACCGTGATAATAATTTTCTATGATAACCCCTTGTGAGAAAGGCCCTTCAGACAGAAAAAGCTTTCCGTTATTGATATATTTTTTTTGACCTCGGTAGGCTGAAAATTCCAGTTCAACATCGGCTGTGCTTTCTAAATCTGCAATTTGAATAAAAACCCGGATAGGGTAATTTCCTTCTTTAAAATATAAAGAAAAGACTTCATCAATCTGGGAACCAAGTCCGATATTTCTAACCATAATGAGTACTGAATAAATATCTTCCAGCTTAAAATCTTTTTTTCTCATAAGAACTCTGGCCATTTCAAGTATTCTTTTCGTTTGAGTTCTGATATCTTTATCTGCTAAGTTATTAACAAAATAGTCAATGAGCTCCAGGCTGGAAAAAAATAGATAGTTATCGTCTTCACCATTATGCCCGGGCTGATTTTCTTTAGTCCGAAGTGTATCCATCATTTACTCTCCATTTACTGCTATTTCTCAATCAATTTACCCTATAGTATACTGAATTATTCATGGAAAGCAAAGGGGTACATTGTTTACATGTACCCCTTTAGTTACCTGCGCTGTTCCCTTACCATCCTTAGCACCACGGCACTAAGCCATCCATATATGAAGAGACTACATCCTGACTTTAGGACTTATAAGACGAAAAACTGCTAGCACTCAGCCCTGAAAACCGTTTAGATAGCGGAGTTCAGGGCTGATTTTTATGTAGAAAATATATTATATTTTGTCCTATTATGTCCTTTTATATTAGTTGCGATTATGGTATAATAGTTTTAGATATTTTTATCCAGAGGAGCCTTCTGTATGTACGTTGCCATAACAGGCTCGGGCAAGGCCCGGGTCATACAGTTTAGAGAAGATACCCGTATTCCGGGAACAACGAAGAAAAAGACGCATGTCGTGAAGACGATTGGTAACTATGAACGAATGCTCGCTGAGGATCCGGACATTATTGCCAAGCTTAAGGCTGAAGCAGCTGAACTGACAAGGGCAAAGAAGGAAACGAACGCTCCTCTCGCTTTAAGCGTTACCGTTATGGACATCACATCACCTCAGGATGTTGTTCCTTCCTTCAGGTTCGGTCATGCGCTAATCAAACAGCTTTGGAGCACTATGGGGTTAGACGCCTTTTTTCTTGCTAATTGCGGAAAGCGCAATGCTACAGCTGTTGGACAAGCTCTATTCTACCTTGTCGCCCATCGCTGCGCAGATCCTTGCAGTATCCATGCGAGTGCATTGGAACAGAATTCCTATGCGGGTATCCTTTCTCTTGGGATCGATGTCCTTTACGATGTTCTTGATGTACTCTCCCAGCAGAAAGAGGCCATCATAAGCCACCTTGCTGACTTCTTTGAAAAGAAAACCAGCCGCAGTGGTCCTGAAGCATACTATGACGTCACAACGTACGCTTTTGAGAGCACCCGCTGGGGCGAATTACGAATGTTTGGCTTCTCGAAGGATCACAAAAATAACGAAGTTCAGGTGGTCATGGGGCTGCTTTTGGACAACAACGGCATACCCATAACGTATGAACTTTTTCCAGGCAACACGATGGATCAGTGTACTCTGACCCGATCGGTAGAGAAGCTTAAGAGTCTGTACAGGCTGGAAAAGATCACGGTGGTTGCCGACAGAGGACTCAACAGCGGCAGCAATCTTGAGTACCTCTGCAAGGGTGGGCACGACTTCGTCATCAGCTATACTTTAAAGCGTTCTCCTGACTCCTTTAAGGAACTTGTATGGAACGACGAAGGATGGCAAGATAGTGTGGACCTTGCCACAGGGGAGATAACCTCTCGTTCCAAGATCGTAGAGCAAATACTGGAGGTCAAGGTTCCCATAGATCAGGATGAGGAAAGTGCTGAAAAGAAAAAAAGAGGAAGGCCCAGGAAGTACACTATTGAAAAAATTCCCGTAAAGATACACTTAACCTGGTCGGCCAAACGGGCTAACAAAGACAGATCCGACAGGGAACGCGTACTAGAGAAGCTCAAGAAACGCCTTGACAAACCCTATCAGCTTAAGGCTGCAGTAAAACGGGGTTGCAATCAGTTTTTGCAGATGGAGCTTGACACAGAAGATTGGAAGCTGGATGAAGCAAAAATTGAGCAAGCCGCCCGCTATGATGGGTATTATGCGGTCATTACCAACAACCTGAACTTGAGCACAGATGAGGTTTCCAAGATATACGGAGGACTATGGAAGATCGAAGAGAGTTTTAGAATACTTAAGACTGACCTTAGAGCACGACCGGTTTTCGTATGGAATGACGAACATATTAAGGGGCACTTTGCCATGTGTTTCATCGCGTTATGCATACTCCGTTATGCACAGTACTTACTCGAACAATCAATGGGCAAGAGCGTTTCGGCCGCGCAAATCATGGAAGCAATACAGGACCCCCTTGCA is a window from the Dehalobacter sp. DCA genome containing:
- a CDS encoding spore coat protein yields the protein MMQLTSKERSLLEDSKSHEELCIKKYNNYAGQAQDLQLQQLFQSLAQKEQEHLTSLNQILSGGIPNIQQGQQGQQQQQPQFMTSGMGQAGMVNQQDADLCQDMLSTEKHIASTYNTAIFEFRDTNIRKVLNHIQTEEQQHGESIYNYMQSKGMYQVH
- a CDS encoding spore coat protein; this translates as MQLSQKEKMLLEDLKSHEQMFAQKCSEFANQAQDPQLKQLFQNMAQHEQQHVQKIDQSLSQTSGTSGQLQGMTGQKDSMLCHDMLSTEKYLSGAYNTVIFEIQDTSLRQDLNSIQSEKQRQGEEIFRYMQNKGMYTVH
- a CDS encoding manganese catalase family protein, translating into MFKHDKQLLKDVRVDGPNPNYASLMLDQLGGPHGELKAALQYLSQSYRIKDEKIKDLFMDIASEELSHMEMVAQTVNLLNGHTLEAMNTSVGTVESHVIGGLAPMLTNASGYPWTGAYIECTGDLAADLLSDISAETRAKVVYEYLYRQINDKGVRETIDFLLNREEAHNTLFREAFNMLQNTGSLQDWGVTQDSKVYFDLSTPGKYFNELKDPQAPRFNTPDQPH
- a CDS encoding YkvA family protein, encoding MADNIKEIEQYEDAEIIVEPQEMERWQNKAKDYVDNPVKTENLLTEALKKADNNKNRDVIQNIWDKIQLLFSLLKDWLNGDYRTISKTAIISVIAGLIYFVSPVDLVPDWIAALGLVDDAAVLALIFNQLDKELTKYKKWKSLEF
- a CDS encoding DedA family protein, whose protein sequence is MEFITSLIDIVLHIDKYLDMLVQTYGVWAYLIIFLIIFCETGLVVTPFLPGDSLLFVIGALGATGAMDIKFAFILLLIAAIAGNTQNYFIGRFFGQKAFNWKDNRLFKKKYLIQTHGFYEKHGGKTIFISRFLPIIRTFAPFVGGISNMRLWKFMLYNICGALAWISLFMMGGYYFGNIPTVEQNFSLIIFAIIFITVLPSVIFALRQKFSS
- a CDS encoding Rid family hydrolase; the protein is MMDTLRTKENQPGHNGEDDNYLFFSSLELIDYFVNNLADKDIRTQTKRILEMARVLMRKKDFKLEDIYSVLIMVRNIGLGSQIDEVFSLYFKEGNYPIRVFIQIADLESTADVELEFSAYRGQKKYINNGKLFLSEGPFSQGVIIENYYHGSAIQPFSPLDQRLIDGDFKQAVRQCLENLKNTLESAGSSLNRVYSFMVYLKDLNALPEVEEIVGQYISNQGEILQDAIKIEQFKGNHNIEIACSAYLC
- a CDS encoding IS1634 family transposase, with the translated sequence MYVAITGSGKARVIQFREDTRIPGTTKKKTHVVKTIGNYERMLAEDPDIIAKLKAEAAELTRAKKETNAPLALSVTVMDITSPQDVVPSFRFGHALIKQLWSTMGLDAFFLANCGKRNATAVGQALFYLVAHRCADPCSIHASALEQNSYAGILSLGIDVLYDVLDVLSQQKEAIISHLADFFEKKTSRSGPEAYYDVTTYAFESTRWGELRMFGFSKDHKNNEVQVVMGLLLDNNGIPITYELFPGNTMDQCTLTRSVEKLKSLYRLEKITVVADRGLNSGSNLEYLCKGGHDFVISYTLKRSPDSFKELVWNDEGWQDSVDLATGEITSRSKIVEQILEVKVPIDQDEESAEKKKRGRPRKYTIEKIPVKIHLTWSAKRANKDRSDRERVLEKLKKRLDKPYQLKAAVKRGCNQFLQMELDTEDWKLDEAKIEQAARYDGYYAVITNNLNLSTDEVSKIYGGLWKIEESFRILKTDLRARPVFVWNDEHIKGHFAMCFIALCILRYAQYLLEQSMGKSVSAAQIMEAIQDPLALVQGEYPNNIVTPTQVSQTYLDLASILKLTPLKTNMTLTKFRSCTKLDLTINLK